In the genome of Desulfuromonas sp. DDH964, one region contains:
- a CDS encoding phosphoglucomutase/phosphomannomutase family protein, whose amino-acid sequence MRITFGTSGWRGIFCEDFTFENVKIVSQAIADHLQALGTASRGVVIGHDSRFMGERFARETARVLAGSGIHSFLCDRDTPTPVIAFEIIRRQAAGGINFTASHNPPEYNGLKFSPESGGPALPETTRDIEKRANAMLGEICYREMDLKSACQAGLVEEIDPRADYFARLRQLVDFAAIARAGMTIAVNPMYGAGRGYLDVLLQEAGVEVVTLNNHRDPYFGGLPPEPSAEHIEDFIDLVRSDAKIRIGLATDGDADRYGIVDFDGSFIEPNYILALLFDFLVRVKGKNGDIARSVATSHFVDAVARHHGLQVLETPVGFKYIGEYISQDRILIGGEESAGLTVRGHVPDKDGILACLLVAEMVAVEGKSLGELLADLYRRVGEFHTRRENIHLSPELEAGYGAKVATPPAEIAGKKVEQVITIDGVKLLFRDGSWVLFRKSGTEPVVRVYAEADSASELERLLTAAADFVRS is encoded by the coding sequence ATGCGGATCACCTTTGGCACTTCGGGCTGGCGCGGCATCTTCTGTGAAGATTTCACCTTCGAAAACGTCAAGATCGTCAGTCAGGCGATTGCCGATCACCTGCAGGCGCTCGGTACCGCCAGCCGCGGCGTGGTGATCGGCCACGACAGCCGTTTCATGGGCGAGCGGTTCGCCCGGGAGACTGCCCGCGTTCTCGCCGGGTCCGGAATCCACTCCTTTCTCTGCGATCGCGATACGCCGACCCCGGTCATTGCCTTCGAAATCATCCGCCGTCAGGCCGCCGGGGGGATCAACTTCACCGCCAGCCACAATCCGCCCGAGTACAACGGTCTCAAATTCTCTCCAGAGAGCGGCGGGCCGGCCCTGCCCGAGACGACCCGCGATATCGAGAAGCGGGCCAATGCCATGCTCGGCGAAATCTGCTACCGGGAAATGGACCTGAAATCGGCCTGCCAGGCCGGGCTGGTGGAAGAGATCGACCCCCGTGCCGACTATTTCGCCCGCCTGCGGCAATTGGTCGATTTTGCCGCCATCGCCAGGGCGGGGATGACCATTGCCGTCAATCCGATGTATGGTGCCGGACGGGGCTACCTCGATGTTCTGCTGCAGGAGGCGGGAGTTGAAGTGGTTACCCTCAATAACCACCGCGACCCCTATTTCGGCGGCCTGCCGCCGGAGCCATCAGCCGAGCATATCGAGGATTTCATCGACCTGGTCCGCAGCGATGCAAAGATCCGCATCGGGCTGGCGACGGACGGTGACGCCGACCGCTACGGGATTGTCGACTTCGACGGCAGCTTCATCGAACCGAACTATATCCTCGCCCTGCTCTTCGACTTCCTGGTGCGGGTCAAGGGGAAGAACGGCGACATCGCCCGCTCCGTCGCCACCTCGCATTTCGTCGATGCCGTCGCCCGCCATCACGGCTTGCAGGTGCTGGAGACGCCGGTCGGTTTCAAGTACATCGGCGAGTACATCAGCCAGGACCGCATCCTCATCGGCGGCGAGGAGAGCGCCGGGCTGACCGTGCGTGGCCACGTTCCCGACAAGGACGGCATTCTCGCCTGTCTGCTGGTGGCCGAGATGGTGGCGGTGGAAGGAAAGTCGCTGGGGGAGCTCCTCGCCGATCTCTACCGGCGGGTCGGTGAGTTCCACACCCGGCGCGAGAATATCCACCTTTCGCCGGAGCTGGAGGCGGGGTATGGCGCCAAGGTCGCCACTCCTCCGGCCGAGATTGCCGGCAAAAAGGTCGAGCAGGTGATCACCATTGACGGTGTCAAGCTCCTCTTCCGTGACGGTTCCTGGGTACTCTTTCGCAAGTCGGGGACCGAGCCGGTAGTCCGGGTCTATGCCGAAGCCGACAGCGCATCGGAACTGGAGCGGCTGCTGACCGCCGCTGCCGACTTCGTGCGCAGCTGA
- a CDS encoding PxxKW family cysteine-rich protein yields the protein MQCQTVLPGTECTFWSKQGCNFNGSSCQNVVAECEGCDRIVEGTIGKVCSVAPAPERKWAAGLCNMATHRKVEIKTVEAKVNPLKASKKASAKKK from the coding sequence ATGCAATGTCAAACCGTTCTTCCCGGTACCGAGTGTACCTTCTGGTCTAAGCAGGGTTGTAACTTCAACGGCAGCAGCTGCCAGAACGTGGTCGCCGAGTGCGAAGGTTGTGATCGCATCGTCGAGGGGACCATCGGCAAAGTCTGCTCCGTCGCCCCGGCTCCGGAGCGTAAATGGGCAGCCGGCCTTTGCAACATGGCGACCCACCGCAAGGTCGAAATCAAGACCGTCGAAGCCAAGGTCAACCCGCTCAAGGCCTCCAAGAAGGCATCGGCCAAGAAGAAGTAA